The following coding sequences are from one Triticum aestivum cultivar Chinese Spring chromosome 5A, IWGSC CS RefSeq v2.1, whole genome shotgun sequence window:
- the LOC123101939 gene encoding obtusifoliol 14-alpha demethylase-like yields MEMASSAKWFAVALVFITVILLRVIRGRRMAAAPASEKPPPPVVNGFALLGLLPRLLTMDLRTKINCLHDKYGSVFTVSPFGLTNVTFLIGPEVQSHFFQGLESEINHGNLLEFLVPMFGQEIGQGVDAATRTEQSRFYLDALKQSKLRRHLDPMLQEVESYFGKWGLEGEVDLKHEFEELLMLISSRCLLGKEVREKMFDEFYKLFRDVENGVNMISVFFPYIPIPANRRRDKARLKLIELLSGTVRSRKSSPSVEEDVLQRLIDSKYKDGRSTTETEVTGMIIALIFGGKHTSSLASTWTGACLLTHPKFLAAASQEQKEIMMKYEDKIEYDALLEMNTLHNCIKEALRLNPPTTMLVRKALKHFTVRTRQGQEYGIPKGHTLASPIIQNNYLPYIYKDPEVYDPDRFGPVRQEDVVGGKFSYTSFGGGRHFCSGDAYAYMQVKVIWSHLLNNFDLKLLSPYPKTDWSKLIPEPQGNMMVSYKRRQLLG; encoded by the exons ATGGAGATGGCAAGTAGCGCCAAGTGGTTTGCTGTGGCTCTTGTTTTCATCACTGTGATCCTACTCAGGGTCATAAGAGGAAGGAGGATGGCCGCTGCTCCAGCCAGTGAGAAACCACCTCCACCTGTGGTGAATGGTTTTGCTTTACTAGGACTTCTACCTAGGCTTCTTACAATGGACCTTCGAACTAAGATAAATTGCCTGCACGATAAGTATGGCAGTGTGTTCACAGTTAGTCCTTTTGGACTAACTAATGTAACCTTTCTGATCGGCCCGGAGGTCCAATCCCATTTCTTTCAAGGGTTGGAGTCAGAGATTAACCATGGCAATCTTCTTGAGTTCCTTGTGCCGATGTTTGGACAAGAGATAGGTCAAGGTGTCGATGCAGCCACTCGGACTGAGCAGTCCCGCTTTTATCTCGATGCATTAAAGCAATCCAAGTTGAGGAGACATCTTGATCCAATGCTTCAAGAGGTCGAG AGCTACTTTGGCAAATGGGGCCTGGAAGGAGAAGTTGATTTAAAACATGAGTTTGAAGAGTTGCTCATGTTGATATCGAGCCGATGTCTACTAGGAAAAGAGGTTCGGGAGAAGATGTTTGATGAGTTCTATAAACTATTTCGTGATGTCGAAAATGGAGTGAACATGATCAGTGTCTTCTTCCCATATATTCCAATTCCTGCAAACCGTAGGCGTGACAAAGCACGTCTTAAGCTCATCGAATTACTTTCTGGAACTGTGAGGTCACGTAAGAGCTCCCCCTCAGTGGAGGAAGATGTGCTACAAAGATTGATAGATTCCAAGTATAAAGACGGCCGCTCCACAACGGAAACAGAGGTAACCGGGATGATCATTGCATTGATCTTTGGTGGAAAGCACACAAGTTCCCTCGCTAGTACCTGGACCGGAGCTTGCCTACTCACCCATCCAAAGTTCTTAGCGGCTGCATCCCAGGAGCAAAAGGAAATCATGATGAAATACGAGGACAAAATAGAATATGATGCCTTGTTAGAGATGAATACCCTTCATAATTGTATCAAAGAGGCACTTCGGTTGAACCCACCAACAACAATGTTGGTTCGCAAGGCACTTAAACATTTCACAGTGCGGACAAGACAAGGCCAAGAGTATGGCATTCCCAAGGGGCATACTCTTGCAAGTCCCATAATACAAAACAATTACTTGCCTTACATTTATAAGGACCCCGAGGTATATGATCCAGATCGGTTTGGTCCCGTAAGGCAGGAGGACGTGGTTGGCGGCAAGTTTTCTTATACATCCTTTGGTGGTGGAAGGCATTTTTGCAGTGGGGATGCCTATGCTTACATGCAAGTTAAAGTTATATGGAGCCACTTGCTCAACAACTTTGATCTCAAATTATTATCTCCTTATCCCAAGACTGACTGGAGTAAGTTAATCCCAGAGCCTCAAGGGAATATGATGGTTAGCTACAAGAGACGCCAGCTGCTAGGCTAG